A single Deinococcus sp. Leaf326 DNA region contains:
- a CDS encoding DinB family protein, giving the protein MNVREYYAYLAASRAQLWDFLRALPPEDLDRDVIEPGDRFHSVKDLLLHISDVEDHWIHAVARGDGLGVAQRYPHDWVRPQAGQYSLAWIIDYGREINAMTESYLDSGPDLSQRVKLVHDDPASDTVTLEQLLWHVMTHEVRHLAQITLLVRQQGHTPPWLDYLRFVRPQGSPQVTATDFGDGLEPEPTPAEQ; this is encoded by the coding sequence ATGAACGTCCGCGAGTACTACGCCTATCTGGCAGCCTCGCGGGCCCAGCTCTGGGACTTTCTGCGGGCGCTGCCGCCCGAGGACCTCGACCGTGACGTGATCGAACCCGGCGACCGGTTCCACAGCGTCAAAGACCTGCTGCTGCACATCAGCGACGTCGAGGACCACTGGATTCACGCGGTAGCGCGCGGCGACGGACTGGGAGTGGCGCAGCGTTATCCCCACGACTGGGTCCGCCCGCAGGCCGGGCAGTATTCCCTGGCCTGGATCATCGACTACGGCCGGGAGATCAACGCGATGACCGAGAGCTACCTGGACAGCGGCCCCGACCTCTCACAGCGGGTCAAGCTCGTGCACGACGACCCGGCGAGCGATACCGTGACCCTCGAGCAGCTGCTGTGGCACGTCATGACCCACGAGGTCCGTCACCTCGCCCAGATCACGCTGCTCGTGCGCCAACAGGGCCATACTCCGCCGTGGCTGGACTATCTGCGCTTCGTACGCCCGCAGGGCTCACCCCAGGTCACGGCGACCGATTTCGGCGACGGCCTGGAACCCGAGCCCACCCCAGCGGAGCAGTAG
- a CDS encoding tRNA-dihydrouridine synthase: protein MTGPPTPPSAGFYARRLARPGAVLAPMAGYSDAPMRRLAAEQGALWTVSEMISARGLVLGGDNESLNLGRPYPGEEGRVVQLFGAEPELLAAAVQKAEGWFSPAALDLNMGCPVPKVRGKGGACLLQTPEVAFELVRAMRSATSLDVSAKIRLGWDSDRSLEVAQGLAEAGAAVITVHGRTSAQRYTGEADWEAIARVAAGVPVPVVGSGDVLTPEQATRRRALGVAAVMIGRGAVGNPWIFRVLAAEGGAEQDWAVPGTAVRARTALRHAELQDAFYTAPDRHRPGELRRASMRPLRKVLPKYLPDLPELHPALLQAETLEDVRAALWPVTGPASQEPAAHAGAAYAGNPA from the coding sequence ATGACCGGCCCGCCCACGCCGCCCTCCGCCGGCTTCTACGCGCGCCGGCTCGCGCGCCCCGGCGCGGTTCTCGCCCCGATGGCGGGGTACAGCGACGCGCCCATGCGCCGGCTCGCCGCCGAGCAGGGCGCGCTGTGGACCGTGAGCGAGATGATCAGCGCGCGCGGCCTGGTGCTGGGAGGCGACAACGAGAGCCTGAACCTGGGCCGTCCCTACCCCGGCGAGGAAGGGCGGGTGGTGCAGCTCTTCGGCGCCGAGCCGGAACTGCTCGCGGCGGCGGTGCAGAAGGCCGAGGGCTGGTTCTCGCCCGCCGCACTCGACCTCAACATGGGTTGCCCGGTTCCCAAGGTGCGCGGCAAGGGCGGCGCCTGCCTGCTCCAGACGCCCGAGGTCGCCTTCGAGCTCGTGCGCGCCATGCGCTCGGCGACCTCGCTGGACGTGAGCGCCAAGATTCGCCTGGGCTGGGACAGCGACCGCAGCCTGGAAGTCGCGCAGGGGCTCGCGGAGGCGGGCGCGGCCGTGATCACCGTCCACGGGCGCACGAGTGCCCAGCGCTACACCGGCGAGGCCGACTGGGAAGCCATCGCCCGCGTGGCGGCGGGTGTGCCAGTGCCGGTCGTGGGCAGCGGCGACGTACTGACCCCCGAACAGGCCACCCGGCGCCGGGCCCTGGGGGTCGCGGCCGTCATGATCGGGCGCGGCGCGGTCGGCAACCCCTGGATCTTCCGGGTGCTGGCCGCAGAGGGCGGCGCCGAACAGGACTGGGCCGTGCCCGGCACTGCCGTCCGTGCCCGCACCGCGCTGCGGCACGCCGAACTGCAGGACGCCTTCTATACCGCCCCCGACCGGCACCGTCCCGGCGAGCTGCGGCGCGCCAGCATGCGGCCGCTGCGCAAGGTGCTGCCCAAGTACCTGCCCGACCTGCCTGAACTGCACCCCGCGCTTCTTCAGGCCGAGACCCTGGAGGACGTCCGCGCGGCGCTGTGGCCGGTGACCGGGCCGGCGTCCCAGGAGCCTGCCGCGCACGCCGGAGCGGCCTACGCTGGGAACCCGGCATGA
- a CDS encoding glycerophosphodiester phosphodiesterase — MSLPCSAQPQPLLLGHRGSPRVHPENTLAGFQAALDAGLDGVELDVRRLADGTLVIHHDPALQGGRALPELMRAELPAAVPTLDDALAWAADTGAYVNVELKYEAARPDDRVGRTLDSVRAHGLARRVILSSFNPLLLRAARGLAPDIERGLLIHRAYRTGSLDAVPLAMRWVGAAALHPHHMLVDPALMVQARRGGWRVNTWTVNEAADVARLTALGVDALIGDLPGTLLTAR; from the coding sequence ATGTCGCTGCCCTGCTCTGCCCAGCCCCAGCCCCTCCTGCTCGGCCACCGGGGTTCGCCCCGCGTCCACCCGGAAAACACCCTCGCCGGATTCCAGGCGGCCCTCGACGCGGGCCTTGACGGCGTGGAACTCGACGTGCGCCGGCTGGCCGACGGCACACTGGTCATCCACCACGACCCGGCCCTGCAAGGCGGCCGTGCCCTGCCGGAGTTGATGCGGGCAGAGTTGCCCGCCGCCGTGCCCACCTTGGACGACGCTCTGGCCTGGGCCGCCGATACGGGCGCCTACGTGAACGTGGAACTCAAGTACGAGGCGGCCCGCCCCGACGACCGGGTGGGCCGCACCCTCGACTCGGTGCGCGCGCACGGCCTGGCCCGGCGCGTGATCCTGAGCAGTTTCAACCCGCTGCTGCTGCGCGCCGCGCGCGGGCTGGCCCCCGATATCGAGCGCGGGCTGCTCATCCACCGCGCGTACCGCACGGGGTCGCTGGACGCCGTGCCCCTGGCGATGCGCTGGGTGGGTGCGGCAGCGCTGCACCCCCACCACATGCTGGTGGACCCCGCCCTGATGGTGCAGGCCCGGCGCGGCGGCTGGCGCGTGAACACTTGGACGGTGAACGAGGCCGCCGACGTGGCGCGCCTGACGGCCCTGGGGGTGGACGCCCTGATCGGTGACCTGCCCGGCACCCTGCTGACCGCGCGCTGA
- a CDS encoding SDR family oxidoreductase, whose translation MANLGSSTVMLTGAGGALATAIAQELDDAGAQIVLVGRGEALARAADRVPATEVIDVDLTDPASVELLRKVKVDTLVHTVGAYTAQDAQKATGDDYRTMFDENMLTLFHAVQGVLPSMLRQKDGLILGVSAGQAAQRSGPKAALYTASKAAVSAYVLSLHEELKGRGVRGCVLYPMGSIDTPENREEGVKWEAMIDPRGLAKSVAHALSRPDRAHVTEMKVYPDEME comes from the coding sequence ATGGCGAACCTCGGCTCCTCCACGGTCATGCTCACGGGTGCGGGCGGCGCGCTCGCCACCGCGATAGCGCAGGAACTCGACGACGCGGGCGCGCAGATCGTCCTCGTCGGACGCGGTGAGGCGCTGGCACGCGCTGCCGACCGCGTTCCGGCCACCGAAGTGATCGACGTGGACCTCACCGACCCCGCCAGCGTCGAGCTGCTCCGCAAGGTCAAGGTAGACACCCTCGTCCATACGGTCGGCGCCTACACGGCGCAGGACGCCCAGAAGGCCACGGGCGACGACTACCGCACCATGTTCGACGAGAACATGCTCACCCTGTTCCACGCGGTCCAGGGCGTGCTGCCCAGCATGCTCCGGCAGAAGGACGGCCTCATCCTGGGAGTCAGCGCCGGGCAGGCCGCGCAGCGCAGCGGCCCCAAGGCGGCGCTGTACACCGCCAGCAAGGCCGCTGTCTCGGCCTATGTCCTGAGCCTGCACGAGGAGCTCAAGGGCCGGGGCGTGCGCGGCTGCGTGCTGTACCCGATGGGCTCCATCGACACGCCCGAAAACCGCGAGGAGGGGGTCAAGTGGGAGGCCATGATCGACCCGCGCGGCCTGGCCAAGAGCGTGGCGCACGCCCTCTCACGCCCTGACCGGGCGCACGTCACCGAGATGAAGGTCTACCCCGACGAGATGGAGTGA
- a CDS encoding DedA family protein: MAQWVQNLMDSMGYLGILLLMILENIFPPIPSELIMPSAGFAASRGDLNIFLVVLMGTLGSVIGTLPLYYVGRAFGEERLIAWADKYGKWLTLSGRDIKKADDWFDRHGTGAVLFGRMVPGIRSLLSLPAGMSEMPLPKFLIYSAIGSALWASVLAGAGYVLGENYDRVEQYVGPASKVILVVLVVAAVVWFVRRKRSQAAQGGSGA; this comes from the coding sequence ATGGCGCAATGGGTACAGAACCTGATGGACAGCATGGGCTACCTGGGCATCTTGCTGCTGATGATCCTGGAGAACATCTTTCCACCGATTCCCAGCGAGCTGATCATGCCTTCGGCGGGCTTCGCGGCCTCGCGCGGCGACCTCAACATCTTCCTGGTGGTGCTGATGGGCACCCTAGGCAGCGTGATCGGCACCCTGCCGCTGTACTACGTCGGGCGGGCCTTCGGTGAGGAGCGGCTGATCGCCTGGGCCGACAAATACGGCAAGTGGCTCACCCTCTCGGGCAGGGACATCAAGAAGGCCGACGACTGGTTCGACCGCCACGGTACGGGCGCGGTGCTGTTCGGGCGTATGGTGCCGGGCATCCGCAGCCTGCTCAGCCTCCCGGCCGGCATGAGCGAGATGCCGCTGCCCAAGTTCCTGATCTACAGCGCCATCGGCTCGGCGCTGTGGGCCTCGGTTCTGGCCGGTGCGGGCTACGTGCTGGGCGAAAACTACGACCGCGTCGAGCAGTACGTCGGTCCCGCTTCCAAGGTCATCCTGGTCGTACTCGTCGTCGCTGCCGTGGTGTGGTTCGTGCGCCGTAAGCGCAGCCAGGCCGCGCAGGGCGGCAGCGGGGCCTGA
- a CDS encoding GNAT family N-acetyltransferase, whose amino-acid sequence MTFPPLPHIPDEIRTARLWLRRPEEADAAALMAARDPSLPELRRWMVWAQSPQDLEATRQNLRAAAAAFASREGLRYHVWNEAGTEIVGSSGYHALDWRVPKGEIGYWIATPHTGQGYAREVTAALTEVGLEKLHFRRLEIRCDAANERSARIPAALGYTFDARLVNDAVAADHPLQLRDTLVFSRVR is encoded by the coding sequence ATGACCTTTCCGCCGCTGCCCCACATTCCCGACGAGATCCGCACCGCGCGGCTGTGGCTGCGGCGCCCCGAGGAGGCCGACGCCGCAGCGCTGATGGCCGCGCGTGACCCCTCGCTGCCCGAACTACGGCGCTGGATGGTGTGGGCACAGTCGCCGCAGGACCTGGAAGCCACCCGCCAGAACCTGCGGGCAGCGGCGGCAGCCTTCGCGTCGCGTGAGGGCCTGCGCTACCACGTCTGGAACGAGGCCGGCACCGAGATCGTGGGCAGCAGCGGCTATCACGCCCTCGACTGGCGCGTGCCCAAGGGCGAGATCGGCTACTGGATCGCCACCCCCCATACGGGACAGGGCTACGCCCGCGAGGTGACGGCCGCCCTGACCGAAGTCGGCCTAGAGAAACTGCACTTCCGGCGTCTGGAAATCCGCTGCGACGCGGCCAATGAGCGCAGCGCCCGAATTCCCGCTGCGCTGGGTTATACCTTCGACGCCCGGCTGGTGAACGACGCCGTGGCGGCCGACCACCCCCTGCAACTGCGCGACACCCTGGTCTTCAGCCGGGTGCGTTGA
- the argB gene encoding acetylglutamate kinase has product MIVKYGGNAMKSLELRRAVAAELAALRTEHALVVVHGGGPVIERELAARGVVSEFRGGLRVTTPEAMDVVELALTRLGKEIAQDLGSAVGLTGRDDVLLRAEVLNPDLGRVGRVTGVNADLLRALLGAGLTPVVGSVAQDEAGGVLNVNADTAAGAVAGALGEGVIFLTDVDGVYRAYPDPTSLAPQLTRAEAEEGIAAGWIVGGMIPKVRAALEALDRGAPFATIASGMTAGVLAAAARGEAGTRLVP; this is encoded by the coding sequence ATGATCGTGAAGTACGGCGGCAATGCCATGAAGAGTCTGGAGCTGCGCCGCGCGGTGGCGGCCGAGCTGGCGGCCCTGCGCACCGAGCACGCCCTGGTCGTGGTTCACGGCGGCGGCCCCGTCATCGAGCGTGAGCTCGCGGCGCGCGGTGTGGTCAGCGAGTTCCGGGGGGGCCTGCGGGTCACGACCCCGGAGGCGATGGACGTGGTCGAGCTGGCCCTGACCCGTCTGGGCAAGGAGATCGCGCAGGACCTGGGGAGCGCGGTCGGTCTGACCGGCCGCGACGACGTCCTGCTGCGGGCCGAGGTCCTGAACCCGGACCTGGGCCGGGTGGGGCGCGTGACCGGGGTGAACGCGGACCTGCTGCGTGCGCTGCTGGGCGCGGGCCTGACCCCGGTGGTCGGCAGCGTGGCCCAGGACGAGGCCGGCGGCGTCCTGAACGTGAATGCCGACACCGCCGCCGGAGCGGTCGCGGGCGCGCTGGGCGAGGGCGTCATCTTCCTGACGGACGTGGACGGCGTGTACCGCGCCTACCCCGACCCCACGAGCCTCGCCCCGCAGCTCACGCGCGCCGAGGCCGAGGAAGGTATTGCGGCAGGGTGGATCGTGGGCGGCATGATCCCGAAGGTGCGCGCGGCCCTGGAAGCCCTGGACCGCGGCGCGCCCTTCGCCACCATCGCCAGCGGCATGACGGCCGGGGTGCTCGCGGCGGCGGCGCGGGGCGAGGCGGGCACGCGGCTGGTGCCGTGA
- a CDS encoding Xaa-Pro peptidase family protein has product MTSPVERMRGALAATDLDGWLIYDFQGLNPHARRVLDIPQGVFLTRRFFVYVPREGRATVLHNHIEGGNWRRVTQGWDAELRPFGSHDELDAELRALVAGRRLAMEYSPQGAVPYVSRVDAGTLERVRAAGAAEVASSADLLQSFLVWSPEDLAAHRRAAAVLMAAKDEAFELVHDRLKAAQPVTELEVQAVIMRRIEEAGMEAGHDVNVSFGVNAADSHYEPSETQNAVLEAGQCVLIDLWAQEPGRPFADVTWVAHAGEPGAEYLDAWAAVRRARDAALSRLQERHAATGWGEVQGWELDRASRDAMGDTWSPYFLHRTGHDLGVQIHGAGANLDDYETRDTRTLTPGLCVTIEPGTYPAARGFGLRTEIDVYLAPAGPEVTTDLQHAPFVLGAGAWAAVRAAGYGES; this is encoded by the coding sequence ATGACTTCCCCGGTTGAACGTATGCGCGGCGCGCTCGCCGCCACGGACCTTGACGGCTGGCTCATCTACGACTTCCAGGGCCTCAACCCCCATGCCCGGCGCGTGCTGGACATTCCGCAGGGCGTGTTCCTGACCCGGCGCTTTTTCGTGTATGTGCCGCGTGAGGGCCGCGCGACCGTGCTGCACAACCACATCGAGGGCGGCAACTGGCGGCGCGTCACGCAGGGCTGGGACGCCGAACTGCGGCCGTTCGGCTCGCACGACGAGCTCGACGCCGAACTGCGCGCCCTTGTCGCGGGGCGGCGCCTGGCGATGGAGTACAGCCCGCAGGGGGCCGTGCCCTACGTGAGCCGCGTAGACGCCGGCACGCTGGAGCGGGTGCGCGCCGCCGGGGCGGCCGAAGTCGCCAGCAGCGCCGACCTGCTCCAGTCGTTCCTGGTGTGGTCCCCCGAGGACCTCGCCGCGCACCGCCGCGCCGCCGCCGTCCTGATGGCCGCCAAGGACGAGGCCTTTGAACTCGTCCACGACCGCCTGAAGGCCGCGCAGCCCGTGACCGAACTGGAGGTGCAGGCCGTCATCATGCGGCGCATCGAGGAAGCGGGGATGGAGGCGGGGCATGACGTGAACGTCAGCTTCGGGGTGAACGCTGCCGACAGCCACTATGAGCCGAGCGAGACCCAGAACGCGGTGCTGGAAGCGGGGCAGTGCGTGTTGATCGACCTATGGGCGCAGGAACCGGGCCGCCCCTTCGCCGACGTGACCTGGGTGGCGCACGCGGGCGAGCCGGGCGCCGAGTATCTGGACGCCTGGGCGGCGGTGAGGCGGGCGCGCGACGCGGCCCTCTCGCGCCTGCAGGAGCGCCACGCGGCCACCGGCTGGGGCGAGGTACAGGGCTGGGAACTCGACCGCGCCTCGCGGGACGCGATGGGCGACACCTGGTCGCCGTATTTCCTGCACCGCACCGGCCACGACCTCGGCGTGCAGATCCACGGCGCGGGGGCCAACCTTGACGACTACGAGACCCGCGACACCCGCACCCTCACGCCGGGCCTGTGCGTGACCATCGAACCGGGCACCTACCCGGCGGCGCGGGGCTTCGGGCTGCGTACCGAAATCGACGTGTACCTCGCGCCCGCCGGCCCCGAGGTGACCACCGACCTCCAGCATGCCCCCTTCGTTCTCGGGGCGGGCGCTTGGGCGGCCGTGCGTGCGGCCGGGTACGGCGAGAGCTGA
- the pnp gene encoding polyribonucleotide nucleotidyltransferase: MIGKTYTTMLGGRELSIETGRLAKLVSGSVTLRYGDTLLLVTAQARDDKSTLDFLPLTVEFEERHYAVGKIPGSFQRREGRPGEKAILSARITDRQIRPLFPKGYRHETQVIITVLSADGQNAPDVLGPIGASAALSVSDIPWAGPTACVRVGQIDGQYVLNPTTEQLTRSVMDLVVAGTRDAVMMVEAGAQTVDEETLVGAIEFAHAEMQGVISLIETMRAEIGHEKFNFLAESDLSTDLVPELAEAARVGDLRGALLTVKKKERSANLKALRDRLIAERVPEGAEDAAEQTVALKAAFGKVEKQELRRLILEDDLRADGRNSKTVRPIWIETRPLPRAHGSAIFTRGETQVLGVATLGTERDEILIDDLSAENGDKFLLHYNFPPYSTGEVKRMGGQSRREIGHGNLAKRAIRAVLPSFEEFPYVIRVVGEVLESNGSSSMATVCAGTLSLMDAGVPLKAPVAGVAMGLVMEGERYRILTDILGLEDALGDMDFKVCGTAEGVTALQMDIKVGGITPAVMREALAQAREARLHILGKMAEVLAAPRAELSPTAPRIVSMKINPELIGKVIGPGGKQVRELEAMGAQVTIEEDGTIRIFSASGEAAEAVRNRISGLTREAKVGEEFDGTVVKTAPFGAFVNLYAGQDGMLHISQMSEERINAVEDVLNVGDKLRVKIINIDDRGKIDLIRPELEGKIAPRAPREPRSDRGPRPDRGPRPPRSE; the protein is encoded by the coding sequence ATGATCGGAAAGACCTACACGACGATGCTCGGCGGCCGTGAACTGAGTATCGAGACGGGCCGCCTCGCCAAACTGGTGAGCGGCAGCGTCACCCTGCGCTACGGCGACACCCTGCTGCTCGTCACCGCGCAGGCCCGCGACGACAAGAGCACCCTGGACTTCCTGCCCCTGACAGTCGAATTCGAGGAACGCCACTACGCGGTCGGCAAGATTCCCGGCTCCTTCCAGCGCCGCGAGGGCCGCCCCGGCGAGAAGGCGATCCTGTCGGCGCGCATCACCGACCGCCAGATCCGCCCGCTGTTTCCCAAGGGCTACCGCCACGAGACCCAGGTCATCATCACCGTGCTTTCGGCCGACGGCCAGAACGCGCCGGACGTGCTCGGGCCCATCGGCGCCTCGGCGGCCCTGAGCGTCTCGGACATTCCCTGGGCCGGGCCGACCGCCTGCGTGCGCGTAGGCCAGATCGACGGCCAGTACGTCCTGAACCCGACCACCGAGCAGCTCACGCGCAGCGTGATGGACCTCGTCGTGGCCGGCACGCGCGACGCCGTGATGATGGTCGAGGCCGGCGCGCAGACGGTGGACGAGGAGACCCTCGTCGGGGCCATCGAGTTCGCCCACGCCGAGATGCAGGGCGTCATCAGCCTCATCGAGACGATGCGCGCCGAGATCGGCCACGAGAAGTTTAACTTCCTGGCCGAGAGTGACCTGAGCACCGACCTCGTGCCCGAACTGGCCGAGGCCGCGCGCGTGGGTGACCTGCGCGGGGCCCTGCTGACCGTCAAGAAGAAGGAGCGCAGCGCCAACCTCAAGGCCCTGCGGGACCGCCTGATCGCCGAGCGCGTGCCCGAGGGGGCCGAGGACGCCGCCGAGCAGACCGTGGCCCTCAAGGCGGCCTTCGGCAAGGTGGAAAAGCAGGAACTGCGCCGCCTGATCCTCGAAGACGATCTGCGCGCCGACGGCCGCAATTCGAAGACCGTGCGGCCCATCTGGATCGAGACGCGGCCCCTGCCACGCGCGCACGGCAGCGCGATCTTCACGCGCGGCGAGACGCAGGTGCTGGGCGTGGCGACGCTGGGTACCGAACGCGACGAGATCCTGATCGACGACCTGAGCGCCGAAAACGGCGACAAGTTCCTGCTGCACTACAACTTCCCGCCGTACTCGACCGGTGAGGTCAAGCGCATGGGCGGGCAGTCGCGCCGCGAGATCGGGCACGGCAACCTTGCCAAGCGGGCCATCCGCGCGGTGCTGCCGAGCTTCGAGGAGTTCCCCTACGTGATCCGCGTGGTAGGCGAGGTGCTCGAATCGAACGGGTCGAGCAGTATGGCGACCGTGTGCGCCGGCACCCTGTCCCTGATGGACGCGGGCGTGCCTCTCAAGGCGCCGGTCGCGGGCGTGGCGATGGGGCTGGTCATGGAGGGCGAGCGCTACCGCATCCTGACCGACATCCTGGGGCTCGAAGACGCGCTGGGCGACATGGACTTCAAGGTCTGTGGCACGGCCGAAGGCGTGACCGCCCTGCAGATGGACATCAAGGTAGGGGGCATCACCCCGGCCGTGATGCGTGAGGCACTCGCGCAGGCCCGCGAGGCCCGGCTGCACATCCTGGGCAAGATGGCCGAGGTGCTCGCCGCGCCGCGCGCCGAACTGTCCCCGACCGCGCCGCGCATCGTGTCCATGAAGATCAACCCCGAGCTCATCGGCAAGGTCATCGGGCCGGGCGGCAAGCAGGTCCGCGAACTCGAGGCGATGGGCGCGCAGGTGACCATCGAGGAAGACGGCACCATCCGCATCTTCAGCGCGTCGGGCGAGGCGGCCGAAGCCGTGCGCAACCGCATCTCTGGCCTGACCCGCGAGGCGAAGGTAGGCGAGGAGTTCGACGGCACGGTGGTCAAGACCGCGCCTTTCGGGGCTTTCGTGAACCTGTACGCCGGCCAGGACGGCATGCTGCACATCTCGCAGATGAGTGAGGAGCGCATCAATGCCGTCGAGGACGTGCTCAACGTGGGTGACAAGCTGCGGGTCAAGATCATCAATATCGACGACCGCGGCAAGATCGACCTGATCCGTCCTGAGCTCGAAGGCAAGATCGCCCCGCGCGCGCCCCGTGAACCGCGCAGCGACCGTGGCCCGCGTCCCGACCGGGGACCGCGCCCTCCCCGCTCCGAATAA
- a CDS encoding GNAT family N-acetyltransferase: MEVTPMALHHAPILHTIYEATPGYFALLGSRVPSVSEVQGEIASALSDPRRHLELLHDERGRLVGLLDYKRDYPQPGDVTINLLMICEEWQNAGRGAQVVRELEARLPPDTRRVLASVLGDNPRGARFWERLGYRFALDARPAMTWYAKTLRGPEDPQATAGDLSAVLS, translated from the coding sequence TTGGAAGTCACGCCCATGGCGCTGCACCACGCGCCGATCCTACACACCATCTACGAAGCCACGCCCGGCTATTTCGCGCTGCTCGGGTCGCGGGTGCCCAGCGTCAGCGAGGTGCAGGGCGAGATCGCCTCGGCGCTCAGCGACCCGCGGCGGCACCTGGAGCTGCTGCACGACGAACGCGGTCGCCTCGTGGGCCTGCTCGACTACAAGCGCGACTATCCGCAGCCCGGCGACGTGACCATCAATCTCCTGATGATCTGCGAGGAGTGGCAGAACGCCGGCCGGGGCGCCCAGGTCGTGCGCGAGCTCGAGGCGCGGCTGCCCCCCGACACACGCCGCGTCCTGGCCAGCGTGCTAGGCGACAATCCGCGGGGCGCGCGCTTCTGGGAACGCCTGGGCTACCGCTTCGCCCTCGATGCCCGCCCCGCGATGACGTGGTACGCCAAGACGTTGCGCGGTCCCGAAGACCCGCAGGCCACCGCCGGGGACCTGAGCGCCGTCCTGAGCTGA
- a CDS encoding HAD family hydrolase has product MTGPDPAPASLTLPAGLKALVFDFDGTILDTETREFWHWQELYRAHGRELNLRDWQRGIGTWGAFDPWAGLPEAVQADRAAVHEALHGRILADIEGQDVRPGVRAVLEGARAAGLRLALATSSGRDWVTRWLSQHAMLELFEVTATRDDVAQVKPDPELYALAAARLGLKPGECLAVEDSLNGATSAVAAGMPVVTVPNDVTRTQPFPPEWPRLDDGYSGGLLELVRVGWGERQ; this is encoded by the coding sequence ATGACCGGTCCTGATCCTGCTCCTGCATCGCTCACGCTGCCCGCCGGCCTCAAGGCCCTCGTCTTCGATTTCGACGGCACCATCCTGGACACCGAAACCCGCGAATTCTGGCACTGGCAGGAGCTGTACCGCGCGCATGGCCGCGAGCTGAACCTGCGCGACTGGCAGCGCGGCATCGGCACCTGGGGCGCCTTCGATCCCTGGGCCGGGCTGCCCGAGGCGGTGCAGGCCGACCGCGCGGCAGTGCACGAGGCGCTGCATGGCCGCATCCTGGCCGATATCGAGGGGCAGGACGTGCGCCCCGGCGTGCGGGCGGTGCTGGAAGGCGCGCGCGCCGCCGGGCTGCGCCTCGCCCTGGCGACGAGCAGCGGGCGCGACTGGGTCACGCGGTGGCTCTCGCAGCACGCCATGCTGGAGCTGTTCGAGGTGACGGCGACCCGTGACGACGTGGCGCAGGTCAAGCCCGACCCGGAGCTGTACGCCCTAGCTGCCGCGCGTCTGGGCCTGAAGCCCGGCGAGTGCCTCGCGGTCGAGGACAGCCTGAACGGCGCCACGTCGGCGGTCGCGGCCGGAATGCCGGTAGTCACAGTGCCCAATGACGTGACCCGCACCCAGCCCTTCCCGCCCGAATGGCCCCGCCTGGACGACGGGTATTCGGGCGGTCTGCTTGAGCTGGTGCGGGTCGGCTGGGGAGAACGCCAGTAG